The genomic segment TATCGCGAGAGAGttgttaaattaatcatttacatCCCACGATCTGTATCAGATCTatcatattgtaattaattttaacattgaatttatatttaataacctTGAGAATCTGTATagatcaataatttaattttttgtaaaaatccgacagtttcttaaatttaacattatttttgccatttcaaatttcttttaacatcAGATTTCAACGATCtgaaaaacttttatgtttaaattgaaCAATTGAATATAGTTAATCGAAGACTCAATTTACAACTTTTGCTTTTGACaactaaaaattctaatacaattaattttaaatataattgtatgataAAAAACTTGCTTTTTTACaactctaaaattttttaaattgatataatcaaGCATTTCCGAAatcgttgtaaaaaaaattaatatgttaaaaattttttttttaaatattatataattaaaataataatacgattaaTTACCTATTCAAAGTATCCATGTCCACCATAACATTGAGATGTGGATCGATTGCGTACAAATAAACGTCGGTGctgaaaagttaaataaatcgAAAACTGTATCAATTTGAATATCACTCGTTTATCAAAATTGTTCAGCATCGAATCACTTACGAGGCCGCGTCGATCAAGTTCTTTTCAATGTGGGGCTCCAGTTTTCTTACTCGCACGTCCAAACCAGTGACATTTTGCAACGCGCTGAAAGATTACAGTTCCAAAGTTCGCCATATTCTTTGCgacaatataatacatactcACATGGTGATATTTTCGAGCTCCGACTCAATCTCGATAGGCTTCCGTCCCATAACCATGACGATTTGCTTCTGATCATCTAACACGTAAACCTACAAATTTAATAGTTCAAAATATGCATACCGGATAACAAAACAGATTGTCGAGTGaaacgaagagagagagagagagagagcgaggaTGTTTCCGTCTTTCGAAGCACCCCATTTCCTCGTGAGAAAATTAGGCCGAACGCTATCTTCAGCGGCAAGTAATTAAGATATACcgcgtatatgtatgtgtatgagagagagagagagagagatagaggagGGAGAGTGGAACATGTGCGACAGACTTACAAAGACATTGGCGATGCTGCTCCGTCCGCTCTCGGCGCCCTGTCTGTCGGTGGCCTTGACGTCGAAACCGAAGACGCGACCGGCGTCGCGGCCAAAACTCGCCACGGATCGCACTTGACCGCTGAGTGGGTCAATGGCGAAGCGCGGGGCGTCTTCCCGGCCGAGAATTTGGTAGCGTATCTCGCCGTTTATCCCCAGATCTGGATCCTCGGCCTGCGAATCCCCGCCAAGAGTGGCGCTCAGATGAATCTCGTCAACCTTATCCACTTTAAAACTGATGTGCAGGATAATTTTCAGACGCGCGGGGATCTTTAATTCGCGaaagtttttttacaatcGAGACTTTTCAATTGTACGCAAGTCCCAGATACGTTTCGCTCATTACATTAGCGCGCATTCTATTACATTGCAATTAACAGAATGTTCCGTAGGACATTTAATACGCGAAAAAGCCATTTCAGAAAATCGAATAAAGCTCGGAAGAGAGACGCTCTAAAGAGATGAAAAGGTAGAAAGAAGGCAGAAGAAGTGGCGTAAAAACCAAAATGGATTAAAACCAGCTCACTTTTAGTCGCGTAGTTacaatacatatgtgtgtgtgtgtgtatgtgtatacgtaCTTCTACTTTGACAACCTCGTAACCGTAATGAACAGTAGTGGGTATAGCAGCAAGAATAGGCCTGTCTCTCGACTTGAATCTAGGCGCATTGTCGTTCACATCCTTTATCCTGACAACCACTCTAGCTTCATTAGGTGCTAGACCGTTCAGCCTCTCGCCGACGACCGGATAAATCATCACCGGCATGCCGCGGCTGATCTTCAATCGATCGACTCTGACTTTAGCCTCGTACCGATCTCTGGTCTCCCGATCGATCTCCGTCATCAGGTACAAAGAACCGTTCTTCGGATCAACTGAAAAGTGCTCTCTGCCATCGGAACCGTCGGTCGCCAAGCTGTATCTTATATGATCACCGTGATAATTGTCGGCCAGGTCAAGCTGCGCGATCAGTAACGGCACGGAGGCGTTTTCGTCCACCTCCACCTCGTAATAACGATGCCGAAAAGTTGGCACCTTGTGCACTTCGTTGGCCGcttcctcgtcgtcgtcgacgttCAGCACGGTAACGAGAATCACGGCCGAGGAGGTCAGGCTGATGGGCGAGCCAAGATCGCTCGCTGTGACCATCAAACGATGATCGCTTCTGGTCTCGTAATCAATCTTGGCGATGGTCGTGACGACGCCCTCCTTGCTGTCCACTGCAAAGTACTGCTTCTCTGCGCGGTCCTGATAGCTCAAGTCGAACAGAATTAATCCGTTTCCGTTCCCGGCAAAATCGCTATCGTTCGCGTATACCTTGGCCACTTGCGTGCCAACCGGGATGTTCTCCAATACGGAAACACGGTAGATTGGCAATCGATCGCCCTTTTTCTCCAGGTCGTCGTAGCCGTGAAACATTGGTGCGTTGTCGTTTACATCCAGCACATTAATCTCCACTTCGACGGACGAGCTCAGACTCGGCGAACCTTGATCGCGCGCCACCACAAGGAGACGGTGATTCGTGACTCTCTCGCGATCGAGAGTACCGCTCACTCGTATTATTCCCTCGCGAGAATCCACATCAAACGAACGCGACGAGTTACCGGTCTGTTTCGAATCCTCGTGGCTGGTGATCAGTTCGTAGCTTATATCGGCGTTGGTCCCAAAGTCGGCGTCGAATGCCCGCACCGCGCCAACCGCGTGATTGCTGTACGTGCCCTCAGCCAAGTCGAAGGTGTACCAGGATTTGTCAAAGACGGGCGCGTGATCGTTCACGTCCGTCACGTGGATTCGGACAGTGATGTTGTCCGAGAGGCCGCCCGAGTCTCTCGCCAGGACAAACAGTCGAATATCTTTCTCCGATGGTAGACTCCGAGCGATAGACACTTCGGCCGTGCGCGAATCGAGGTGGAAATAACGGCGGCTGGTTGCGTCGTAACGACGTGATCTTACCCCGCTCAAAATCGTTTCGTTGCTCAGACTGTACACTATCGCCGCGTTCGCACCCTCGTCCTTGTCATCCGCCAGCAGTCGGATTATCGGCACGCCGATCGTCGTGTTCTCCGGCACTAGCAGCAACGGCGAACGTCGCCCACCGTCGCTAGTTTGAGATGTTCCTCCATCCTCCATTTCGATGGATTCATTCTTGTCGTGCGATACGCGCACCCCCTGATCCGGCAAGACCACCATTCGTATAAACTTTGGAGCGTTGTCGTTTGCGTCGGGCACCATTATTTTCAAAGCACTTTCCGACTTCAGTCCACCTATAATCGAGAAACACTCGTTTTCGAACTCTATCatctcaaatttatatttttgaaaataagtttcatattaaacttataacaagtctgtcagtttttttttaaactttccataaactacaaaagtattataaataaacaacaaattatttacGTCAGATTTTatcttgttataaaaatttaaatgttaaataagtgtgataaataaaaatgtaaaagaatttgaaataataatgtgaaaattaatagataacaCACAGGTCTACAAGGTTCAGCTGTTTGAAAAATGTGAATGATTTCTTACGTAATTTGGTGCGCTGAATCCAAATCTGGTGATTGAATTTGCCTGTCACGTCaagttatcaaaatatttgaggTTAGAATGCTCAAAAATGTCTATTTTGACCTATTTTAGGACTTTATTGTATGGAAtccaaattaatttcaatattataataagaaatcaCTCACAGTTTTCATTCAGCTTTTAATAGCCTCCATTTTGCAGGCCTGTGTAATTTATAGATACACCTACCACTATCGATGGCGATAACTTGCAGCTCGTAATTCGCTTTCGTTTCGCGATCCAGGATTCTATTGTCGATACCCACAAAGAACACTCGGCCCGTTAATGGATCGATCCTGAACAGACCGCTACCCTCTCCTTGCAGAGCAAATGTGAAATTTCGATTTCTACCTTCATCCTTATCGTTCGCCGTAATCGGATCTGTCAAAGTGACCTCCGTTCCCGCAGGACTATTCTCCGTGATTCGGCCTTCGTAAGCGGACAGCGTAAATTCCGGCGCGTTATCATTCTCATCATCGACGAAAATTCGCAcctaaacattttttcaatcgaTCATTCAAAAGGATGATTACGCGTTGAAAATAGCGTAAATagtgaaaatatgttttacgCGTAGAAAGTAATACCTGAAATACACCAACGCCTCGCGCACCCTCAGCGATTACGGTGACACTATAATTCTCCCTCGTCTCGCGATCTAGGCCTCGAGGAGCATAAAGAGTACCGTCGTTCATAATGGCGATATCCGGCACGTCTTGCTGATTAACGATAAGAAACTGAATGCCTGATGCTGTGCCATTGTGCGGAAGCACTTGGCCGATCAATGCATCAGGAATGTTCTCCATCACATGGAAGACTAAAGGAGCGGTAGTCGTTCCCCTGCAATTAACGGTCATCGACTTTttgaatcaaataataatttataaattaactaGAAAAGAGTAAGTCTAATGTTAATTAGCAAAGCTTCTCCTAAACGTAAtcagagagaagagaaattgattaagttatttaatgaaaaattatttttaaatataattattttacttttgtgcTTTGAAAGTTTTATCTCTGTATCGATATGGTTTCttgtatattgatattttcttataataatatttattttagtatttatcttttaaattattcaattttattaataattatttttaatgacaatatttttgtaaaataatttacaaattcaattaatgataaaatttatacaatcagttttataaatactatcttgtaactttatttctttaactATCTTGATTGCAATAgttataagagaaaaagatattattttacaagtttttaaaaatcttacctatctatatatttataattaataattaatcttacatccattatattaattttatatttttcattagagAATTTTAGTTGAATTAAGGATGTTTAATACCTACAATCGGAACAAAAAGTAGTCAatattgacgaatatatacttttctcatatatcttaatatatgattagtataaagattgcataaaatcttattatttattcatagctagagtgtagaaatgtatttttaaacttttgttgttttttttcggagaattttcgtgtttcttaaattataatgagaaacttttaccattgacggtacctcgatttcaacattacagcacaaaatttgaattataaaaataaaagagtttactcgtacagagtaatttaaaatgtcagaataaaaattataatagtgaataatgtgaataaacaaaatatagatttttaactatttctttgataaatttaataatttgtcattgagaagaaagaaatgtggcaacatgataattttttataagtggtcaaattgcaaattaacatatgaggcctagtcgtTTCTCGCTTatacgtttgtatatagaaacttcttcagatgaaaagataggttaggcttttttttaaaatgtcaaaaaaagctcagctgaatgctatgttgccacgttttcacaataaataatatgtcatctcggataataggacgaaattgagaaaattatatacaatatcttttgaactagtcagtacttgaccaaaattatgtgatcaaatatttcctctatatttaaactatacttttgcaaattttgaataaattcctaatattatttctatctattttagctcttaaatcaacacgatcactggttttttataagatagaaaatctgtaatcgtatcaatttaagggctaaaaaggagagaaataaatatatttatacttatttatataaataattatatttataattatattaatatttttacttataattagattcacaaaataattatatttataataatatcgacgggtaaattcattgaaaattaaaatccttataacttttgattgcttcagtgaatcaactccaggtttttttataagtctctgaacatgtatcggaacaatctgtgcaaattttattaaattcctatattaaaaaaaaataggtactaaacatccttaaataCATCGCAGCTCACTAGATTTAGTTGAAAAGAAATCTGAATTAGTTtcagaattaaatattgaatattttaaaggaaGGTTTGCATCATATCGTGACCGGCCGAGCGGGAGAACCGAATTTCACTCACTTTGTAAAAATGCCCCTGTCGTCGTTTGGATCCACTACGTGGATCGAGACATTCGTAATCAGCGTCAGCTCTCGTTCGTTGGTGACGATCGCCTCAAAGTCGTATACGGACCGATCGAAGCGCTCGATGTCATCCACGACGCTTATCGTGCCAGAGCGTTCCTCGACGGCAAATGGAACTGAAATCCGGTATGCATGTATGCGGCATGTGTTGCGTATTTGCATGAATAATACAGGTGTTTTATGCCTCCGcggaatattaaaattagagcgCATCTAGAGACACTCCGTCTCCCTTTTCAGGGTTTATCTGACGGGTTTATTAGATCTGTCGCGTTAAGGAGACGCAGCGCGACTCTGTAGCTTTTAATTCCCGCAGGCAGTACGcgagattaattttaacacaCTGCGCGTCATTGTCGTCACGTATACGTACCACCTTCCTCGTAACCGTGCAGCAGATCATAGATGAGATCGTTAGTTTTCACGGCGTCGTTTAAGCGAATTTGCCCGACGCTGGTGCCTACGGGCACGTTCGCGCCGACCCAAAACTCATAAGGTGCACCGACAAAATCTGGCTCCCATGAATCTGGACCTGAAACGACCACGAATACGAGTCGACTAATGTCTAAGTAAAAGTAAAGCTACGGTTGCTGTCGAGTGATGATAGCAACGGCAGGTTTACAAGAATACATTTAGAATACCGTTAAATGCTTTAtaatcgtttatttttatatatctcaaaaatttgtaattataaaagaataataagaataataatgtataattaaaagctTTCTTTTTCCACAATTATCTCCAATTCTCGTTCTCGATATTGAATGTGAActttagttattaaattatcttccTAAACAcaagtattaatttatgagaCCCAGTTCCATTTTAAAGATCTCTCTAAATCCGTCAATGTTGTCGACTTATACTTACCGTCGGCTCGAAAAACATCCACCGTGACAACGGCTAAGGAGAATCTTCTTTCGCTAGGATTCGCTGGCTGATCGGCCGCTTCCACGAAAATCGCGTGTCTGCCTTCGAGTATCGGACTCTCCGACACCGCGATTAGACCCGTACTCTCGTTCACCGCGAACGGCGGTTTGCGCAGCGTAGTAGAATTGCCCGGTTTCTGCAACTGGTAGCGGACCAATCCATTGGGGCCTAGATCGTCATCCACCGCGTGCACTTGGCCCAACACGGTGCCGATCTTGGCGTCGCTCCTCGCCACTAGCTCATAAAGATTGCCTGGTACGAAGATGGGATTGTTGTCGTTGGCATCGAGCAAGGTAACCTCGACATCCACAAAGGATTTACCGGAGGTTTTGCCCGTTGCAACGACGCTTGGCTGGCGTTCGACAGCGTAGACTTTCATCTTCAAACGATCCCGTTTCTCGCGATCCAAGATTGTTTGATCTCGCACGGTAAGCCAGCCAGATCCCGGATCTACGCCAAACGCGCCTGACGGATCCTCTAATTGGTAATCAAACTTCCCGTTTTCTCCCTGATCCTTGTCGCGAGCGATCACCTGCAGCACGCTGAAGCCGTTTGGCAAATTCTCCACAATGCTAATGTTATAGAGGTCGACCTCGAACTGCGGCAGGTTGTCGTTCAGATCTAATACCTCCACCTCGACTCGCGCGACAGTCATCTTCAGCGGGTTGTCCACCTGCGACGCGTAAATTTGAAGATTGAACGTGTTGCCGGGCAAACTCCGCTCGGCTTCGAGATCGATTGCGCGCTTCAGGAATAGCGAACCGTTCTTCGGATCTAGATGGAAAAAGCCCCTCTCGTTCCCGGATATTATGTCGTATCGCATCGGCACATTTATGTCCCGATCGCGATCAACCGCGTGGATCGGAGTGGTGAAGTTGATCTCTGTGAAGATTGGGTACTCCTGCGAGAAGAGCGAGAAGCCAATATACCCGAGAACTCCATAATATTGTGTCGAAAAacgaaatttattcaatacaaGATTCCACGTGTGAtcttgaagaaatttttttgctaaattccaagtctgttttttttttttttttctttttttttactctcgtcaaatttttaaatatacatttattaaataaagtttctcaaacaaaatttaatcttcaaaattcaaataaaatataaaaggtaaaaataaaataaaatttgaatattatttaaatttcatttcattaagTAACAATTATCCGCACATTTCTATTAATTCCTGTTTGATTTTCGACAGAGTTAGAGTAATCAAACGATTTCAAGGACACCTGACTATAAACatatcaattttcataatcaTACCGGCACAGGATAAAACTCGTGGATCTTCGTCTTGTAGATGTCCCGCGTGAACTTTGGATCAAGATCATCGTTGTCCACCACAGTTATTTTTACAGTACTATTCGTACTTTTAGCTGGAACACCTCGATCCTAAAGCATTGGCATGAAACGTACTGTCATCGTGAGACGCAACGATTATCAAActgatttaatttgtttaattttccaaaCTACTATCGGACAATTtctagtaatatattaataagaattattataaaatgcaatatataattgttaaattatttattaattttctccaaagtagaaaaaagaagagaaaatgtCACGCTTTCGTGTACTCACGGTCGCGGTAATAATCAGGTCGAATTCGCGATCCCCGCTATCGTAGTCGACCGGCTTGCGTAATATCAAGGCAGTTCTGTGTCCGGATTCAAGGGAAAATTTTCCTTGCTCGTTCCCTTTCACGATGGCATAATAGACGTCACTGTTGGGCGTGTTCGGCTTGTCGCCGTCCATCGCGTGAATTCCGCGGAATATTGTCACACCTGTGATTTCATTGCTTTATATCTCGCGTTCAAATCGCATTTTCAAAAGTCGCCGAGACTTTTCGAAAGATTCAAGGTTGACACGCCCgattcagaaaaataaatatcagacATACACAGTAAACCACAGACAAGCGTTTCATTTCTCTCAAGCACGTGAATTACATAACTTGACATATGCGCATGAAACGACATATTAATTAAGTTGAAATTTAGGTGCGGCAACCCCGATAGTGTATAGGGCTAATATCTCACCGACTGGCGTAAGCTCGTCCACCGTCACGTGATAAGGTGCATCGACAAATTGTGGCGCGTGATCGTTTATATCCTCCACGTACACCGTCACTGACAAATGAGATGATACCTAAAACAGATAAACATAAGTCATACACACGGGTCGTCGCCCTCGCtgttcgtctctctctctctctctctctctctctctctctctctctctctctctctctctctctctctctctctctctctctctctctctctctcctcctcctGATGCCAAATTATCGTGTCTCAGAATTCGACGTTTTACGACGCGACATATCGTAAAAGTGATGATATCGTGCCTTTTGGGAAATGAGAAAGGATCGATGTACTCGAGAAAGGCGAAAGTGAGAATCTAGTACGCGCGAAAGTCGCACTATCGCGATCGAGTAAATAGCGTGAATGACAAGATTACGACACGaaattaaccctttgagtcacaaatttttctaattgtcaatattttataaaatttggtatataagggCTTTTTgggtcgctgattacgaattCGTTgttagattttcaaaattcaagatggcgaatccaatatggcagacgAGATTTTACTTCCGTCATATTGGAtcactatattaaattttggaaattaaatttttttttcctttagattcagattctgcgatctaaaaaaaccttcagaaaaaaaatttaaaaaagaatacaactgttactttcaatttcGAACAGaagatattgttttttatatattttttatcaaaaaagaggatttaacaaaaaaaaaaacacggtggaaagttctaaaaaaattctgaaaaatactttagagtgtaccaagattataaaaaaattgccgtatttattgtcataatagattagtagaaaatgcattttttcgtaaaaaaaagcactaattttgactgtttgtttatatatggtatttttgcaattaacaattaatgactgttcatatttttttacacttatcgatgttctagagactctgtagaaacaaaaaatccggtatttgttgataaaaaaagtagttaaaacaataaaaaactacgaaaaaaaggtgggtctctgggtgacccgctgtgactcaaagggttaatcgCTATCCATATTTACATCCATCACGCCATCACGAATATCTTGGACCGTACAAATCGAACgtggaattataaattaaaaaacgtaaaatataaaagaaataatgtcaATTTGCTTCGAAGTGCCGGAAAGTTAACAAACGCGAAATTATGGAAATGTTCGACACGTCAAGGCGTACTAATTGTCACGTGCACTAACGACTCTTAACCGGAAAGCTTGAAAATCattacataaatgtttattatcaaAGGTGAAAAACCTTTAAAACCAGCTCGTTTCTCACCGTTCGAACCGGTCATCATACGCTCCGGTCGCCGATTAAACTCGAAACTAGGCGCACgacaaaaaattcaattatggGAGTTTATTTAAGGAGTAATCGAATcctataataactaaaaatcgAAACTTGACTAAATCACTTGAGTGACATTTCGGACATTTTCAATTTGACTCAATTTGCGGAGAGATTAATGCGGATATCGATAAAGCggatatccttttttttttaattccgtGACTTACCGACGAGTCACCGATGCCCGAATCGCAGGAAAGTCGAAATTTTAACAGATTTCTCGGAGACTCCGCGTCCACCAGATCTTCCAGTGATTGTGCCAGGATCAGGGAGACGTGCGTCTCGTTCGTTTCTTTGTAAGCAAAAAAGCCGGCGTCCTCTTCctgtgaaatttatattgctgTCTCACGCTagtgctttatatatatatataaaagtaaaaggaaataaattaatacacgaCAAAGTTGCAATATGTACCTTGTCGACCGACGTAATGACGAGTCGATTTCTCGGATGTGCTTCCAGCGAAAGGATTTCAGTTcctattttcaaattttccgGTACCCTTACGAATTTCAGATACTCTCCGACGGGATAAAACTGGCATCCTAATGAAAGGAGAAGAAATCTTAAAAGTTTCCACGTAAATTGATTAAGACACAGGCGTAAATTAGGATACAATAATTTGtcgagttatttttaattccatttttatttctatatcataaagtaaaaatcaagACAATAGAGGAGGcagtattttatcaaatacgaTGACATAAACAGCGTTGTTTGCCTCCGTCGGTTGCGCGTCAATTTCCGGCTAGTTGTCGACAGTCGACACTCTTCTCTTTACAAACTTACTTTCAAAGTTCATGACAAGAGAAAATCAATACTTAcagtcaaaataaaatattttggaatCCCTAAGTAGTTGTCTCtttatatcacaaatataaactttttttacaaatagactactcaaaaaaattaaagggccactttcttccatataaaaaaggccaattttcacGTAGTTGCAACtgccttaaaaataatcggaataaaattaataaaaaagcatttcaaagcttaaagtttctagttttagaatctttaaattaatttcaattctttttattcgttacaaaattacattgtaagaaaacgACGTCCGTCgaatgaacaaatttttcaaaagtttgtctaAGAgagaataccgaattaaaaaaaaatcctagcacaatttcattaattgggcGTTAAAAaacagagttttagctttaatttctttttttaacaaatgtctcatgatttttttaaatgctcctatcgttttttcaatcattgtTACCGGCGACAATGGAAACTACACGGGAGTACAGTGTGCAGGCTGTTCTATATAGAGGCTAATTGGACTTTAGTTTGAATCCTCGCTTCGTGTATCAAATTATGTACCTTCCAACTGAGTGACACAGACGCGTCGAAAAGATGTAGActtctctttaatattaataattcataaatatatcgcTAACAATAGAAAAAGTAACATTCTGAGAAACATTTATCTACTCAGATTATTCGGAAAAatgctaaatattatattcataaataatttttatacaatacattttcgcacacaaaatttattgtaaaatatttactagatatttataaactagtcggcaaaattaattaaactacaAAAAGACAAAGCTTGTGTACTAAGCGAACGAAATGTACATCTGACATAACTATGGTCAAGTATTTTATCGGATaaatacactacgcaaaaaaatttaagggccactttcttccatctaaaaaaaggccaatttttaaatagttgcaacttccataaaaataatcggaataagatcaacaaaaaagcatttaaaagtttaaagtttctagttttaaaattttttaatgaattttaattctttttattggttacaaaattacattgtaagaaaacgacgtccgtcgattaaataaattttttaaaagtttttctaaaaatatcgaattaaaaaaaaatcttgcacaatttcattaattggtcgttaaagagcagagttttagctttaatttctttttttaacaaatgtctcatgatttttttttgccgag from the Anoplolepis gracilipes chromosome 11, ASM4749672v1, whole genome shotgun sequence genome contains:
- the Cad89d gene encoding cadherin-89D isoform X2; translated protein: MSRPKWTSTSSGLHSRLITAVLLTLLVQVQYITGCQFYPVGEYLKFVRVPENLKIGTEILSLEAHPRNRLVITSVDKEEDAGFFAYKETNETHVSLILAQSLEDLVDAESPRNLLKFRLSCDSGIGDSSVSSHLSVTVYVEDINDHAPQFVDAPYHVTVDELTPVGVTIFRGIHAMDGDKPNTPNSDVYYAIVKGNEQGKFSLESGHRTALILRKPVDYDSGDREFDLIITATDRGVPAKSTNSTVKITVVDNDDLDPKFTRDIYKTKIHEFYPVPEYPIFTEINFTTPIHAVDRDRDINVPMRYDIISGNERGFFHLDPKNGSLFLKRAIDLEAERSLPGNTFNLQIYASQVDNPLKMTVARVEVEVLDLNDNLPQFEVDLYNISIVENLPNGFSVLQVIARDKDQGENGKFDYQLEDPSGAFGVDPGSGWLTVRDQTILDREKRDRLKMKVYAVERQPSVVATGKTSGKSFVDVEVTLLDANDNNPIFVPGNLYELVARSDAKIGTVLGQVHAVDDDLGPNGLVRYQLQKPGNSTTLRKPPFAVNESTGLIAVSESPILEGRHAIFVEAADQPANPSERRFSLAVVTVDVFRADGPDSWEPDFVGAPYEFWVGANVPVGTSVGQIRLNDAVKTNDLIYDLLHGYEEGVPFAVEERSGTISVVDDIERFDRSVYDFEAIVTNERELTLITNVSIHVVDPNDDRGIFTKGTTTAPLVFHVMENIPDALIGQVLPHNGTASGIQFLIVNQQDVPDIAIMNDGTLYAPRGLDRETRENYSVTVIAEGARGVGVFQVRIFVDDENDNAPEFTLSAYEGRITENSPAGTEVTLTDPITANDKDEGRNRNFTFALQGEGSGLFRIDPLTGRVFFVGIDNRILDRETKANYELQVIAIDSGGLKSESALKIMVPDANDNAPKFIRMVVLPDQGVRVSHDKNESIEMEDGGTSQTSDGGRRSPLLLVPENTTIGVPIIRLLADDKDEGANAAIVYSLSNETILSGVRSRRYDATSRRYFHLDSRTAEVSIARSLPSEKDIRLFVLARDSGGLSDNITVRIHVTDVNDHAPVFDKSWYTFDLAEGTYSNHAVGAVRAFDADFGTNADISYELITSHEDSKQTGNSSRSFDVDSREGIIRVSGTLDRERVTNHRLLVVARDQGSPSLSSSVEVEINVLDVNDNAPMFHGYDDLEKKGDRLPIYRVSVLENIPVGTQVAKVYANDSDFAGNGNGLILFDLSYQDRAEKQYFAVDSKEGVVTTIAKIDYETRSDHRLMVTASDLGSPISLTSSAVILVTVLNVDDDEEAANEVHKVPTFRHRYYEVEVDENASVPLLIAQLDLADNYHGDHIRYSLATDGSDGREHFSVDPKNGSLYLMTEIDRETRDRYEAKVRVDRLKISRGMPVMIYPVVGERLNGLAPNEARVVVRIKDVNDNAPRFKSRDRPILAAIPTTVHYGYEVVKVEAEDPDLGINGEIRYQILGREDAPRFAIDPLSGQVRSVASFGRDAGRVFGFDVKATDRQGAESGRSSIANVFVYVLDDQKQIVMVMGRKPIEIESELENITIALQNVTGLDVRVRKLEPHIEKNLIDAASTDVYLYAIDPHLNVMVDMDTLNSVFNTKKVDIKRELDEYRVLEIAGSAPRRGSQRYLLSTLEVGVVVLGCVVFVGALVTALCVTCVRRNKRRRRRDKAMFSTVGPIGFALTDPAGTLQKPPLFPTFVDGLHYDPEPYCSEVPRRQSICEHGGSCVRFHTMGGGGKHAVRSTGTLKGLEASATSLHSSGQDSGIVARTSCHCSHSSSPSSGESSNGYEDSLKSLQRHERCNDVSRGGSHDTSSVVGRRAKLAAKRRQRFHSFSNGESVYAHEMTLQREQHCCTGTGTEKRRQAEHRRVHSEAENNITETVIHEHPGTEVSLAGSQTNPTTSTLHGTSRTSHMLY